Part of the Prevotella communis genome is shown below.
CCTGATTATGCTTTTCGTAACAAAAGTAAGAAAGGGCTGAAATAGGAAGCTGCCAGTATTGTCTTATGAATTCGGATTAGACTGGTATGAACTATGGAGGGATGTGCCTGATGACCCTATTTGGACTGAAATGAGTGGGTTCTATATTTGACACTTGGTATATTCATTCCAAAGTGGGGGGGCAAGTAGTTTTTTTTATGAAGTATGACACACCTGAGTTTCATGCCTTGGCGGCAGAGATTGCTAATTTTAAGTAGGAGAAAATCTAAAATGTTACGTTGGAAATTCAGAAAAAATGCAAAAATGGTGGATTTCTCGCGAAAAAGTTGTATATTCGCAGCAGAAATCTAAAACTATAAGATGTATGGGAAAGTTTGAATTGATGGTGTTGCCGTATGCGATAGACGCATTGGAGCCGGTGATAAGCAAGCAGACGCTGGAGTTTCATCATGGGAAGCATCTGGCGGGGTATGTGAATAACTTGAATGCTCTTTTAGAGGGGAGCCCGTTGGCGGGATTACCCTTGGAGGAAGTCGTGTGTAAGGCCGAGGGCGGCATGCTCAATAATGCGGGGCAGATACTGAATCATAATCTGTATTTCGAACAATTTACGGGGGAGCCGACAAAGTCAGCTCCTACAGGACAATTGGCTGACGCCATTGTGCGTGACTTCGGGTCGTTTGAGGCATTCAAGGAGGCGCTTCAGAAGGCGGGCGCTACGCTGTTTGGTAGTGGCTGGGTGTGGCTATCTTCAGATAAGGATGGTAAACTCCTGATTACGCAGGAGACGAATGCGGCGAACCCGGTGCAGAAGGGGTTGAAGCCGCTGCTGACCTTCGATGTGTGGGAGCATGCGTACTATCTGGACTATCAGAACCGCAGGCCTGACCACCTGGCTGCGCTTTGGCAGATTGTGGACTGGAGCGTGATAGAGAAGCGCTACGAGTGAGGGATTATCCTGATAAAATGACGCCAGCGCAGGCGAGTAGATTTCGCGATGATGTGCTAAACATTGTCGCTCAGATTCCTTATGGCCGGGTGACCACGTACGGCCATATTGCCGCCTTGGCAGGCTGGCCGAGTCATTCGCGGATGGTAGGCCGCACATTGAGATACA
Proteins encoded:
- a CDS encoding superoxide dismutase, yielding MGKFELMVLPYAIDALEPVISKQTLEFHHGKHLAGYVNNLNALLEGSPLAGLPLEEVVCKAEGGMLNNAGQILNHNLYFEQFTGEPTKSAPTGQLADAIVRDFGSFEAFKEALQKAGATLFGSGWVWLSSDKDGKLLITQETNAANPVQKGLKPLLTFDVWEHAYYLDYQNRRPDHLAALWQIVDWSVIEKRYE